In Flavobacterium gelatinilyticum, a genomic segment contains:
- a CDS encoding sigma-54-dependent transcriptional regulator, translated as MPKILVIEDDISFCKLLERFLIKNAFDVTVAFSAAEARSAIKNESFDLILTDLRLPDSDGIGLMSEIKDSFPQVPVILMTGYSDVNTAVKAIKNGAADYISKPFNPDEVLLVITNALQTPDTEEEEVPVKQKKTAKKPVSSENEFVKGISAASKKLQGHIQLVSPTDMSVLIIGESGTGKEIIAKSIHQQSNRKNNNFIAVDCGAIPKELAASEFFGHLKGSFTGAISDKMGYFEAANGGTLFLDEIGNLSYENQIQLLRALQERKIKPVGSNKEIDVDIRIITATNEDLREAVKNGDFREDLYHRINEFSIQSPSLKDRDEDLMVFADYFLEKANQQLNKDIIGFSPEVVSIFQNYNWPGNLRELQNCVKRSTLLTQGDFIESDVLPVEFFQVQKQQQSFSGNFSLSENEKEAIINALNRTQNNKSEAAKLLKITRKTLYNKLKQYNID; from the coding sequence ATGCCAAAGATATTAGTTATAGAAGATGATATTTCGTTTTGCAAGTTATTAGAACGGTTTCTGATAAAAAATGCATTCGATGTAACCGTAGCATTCTCTGCTGCAGAAGCCAGATCAGCAATCAAAAATGAATCTTTCGATTTGATTTTGACTGACCTGCGTCTGCCTGATTCTGATGGTATTGGACTTATGTCTGAAATTAAAGATTCCTTTCCGCAGGTTCCGGTTATTCTTATGACCGGATATTCGGATGTAAATACTGCCGTAAAAGCAATTAAAAACGGTGCTGCCGATTATATCTCAAAACCCTTCAATCCGGATGAGGTGCTGCTTGTTATTACAAATGCGCTCCAGACGCCTGATACAGAAGAAGAGGAGGTTCCGGTTAAACAGAAAAAAACAGCTAAAAAACCGGTATCATCAGAAAATGAATTTGTAAAAGGAATTTCGGCAGCTTCAAAAAAACTACAAGGCCATATTCAACTGGTAAGCCCTACAGATATGTCGGTTTTAATTATCGGCGAAAGCGGAACAGGAAAAGAAATTATAGCCAAAAGTATTCATCAGCAAAGCAACAGAAAAAATAACAACTTTATTGCTGTAGACTGCGGTGCGATTCCAAAGGAATTGGCAGCAAGTGAATTCTTCGGACACTTAAAAGGATCTTTTACCGGAGCAATAAGCGATAAAATGGGCTATTTTGAAGCCGCAAACGGAGGGACGCTTTTTCTGGACGAAATAGGAAACCTTTCATATGAAAATCAAATTCAGTTATTGCGTGCGCTTCAGGAAAGAAAAATAAAACCTGTTGGAAGTAATAAAGAAATAGACGTCGATATCCGCATTATTACCGCTACAAACGAAGATTTGCGCGAAGCAGTAAAAAACGGCGATTTTAGAGAAGATTTATATCATAGAATCAACGAATTCTCGATTCAGTCTCCATCTTTAAAAGACCGTGACGAAGATTTAATGGTTTTTGCCGACTATTTCCTCGAAAAAGCCAATCAGCAGTTAAATAAAGATATTATCGGATTTTCTCCTGAAGTGGTTTCAATCTTTCAAAATTACAATTGGCCCGGAAATTTACGTGAACTTCAAAACTGCGTTAAACGATCTACACTTTTAACTCAGGGAGATTTTATAGAAAGTGATGTTCTTCCGGTTGAATTTTTTCAGGTTCAGAAACAACAGCAAAGTTTCAGCGGAAATTTTTCATTATCAGAAAATGAAAAAGAAGCTATTATTAATGCGCTGAACAGAACTCAGAATAACAAATCTGAAGCAGCCAAACTTCTTAAAATTACCAGAAAAACGCTTTACAATAAATTAAAGCAATACAATATAGATTAA
- a CDS encoding hybrid sensor histidine kinase/response regulator gives MESKKSYTALKVLFSYVALLALVVTVGWFLYSENVVYKKLEDKIAHEKTKILRVSKLFSNVYKTESLARQTIQTNSESDFKNYLTETDSLKARIDTLKQIVTTEYQKMLLDSVNYLLSEKTENIRQLKTIKNQAEDEVSVNNAIDEITKMEFNLRKLELQDFTKNPNELGNYQRNVLQKYVDYLNQNIPDDSTNTLSKKASDSILANSKKLLSNVKLKAEKKKETLNFEENKLLKNEIAISEQLRKVLRIIEREIINNSIKNNSLKEKSLKKVNEIVTASAIAGLILTLFFSVLIVSDYSKSQLYKKQLEIANFKTKNLLKSREQLISTVSHDLKTPLSTIVGYSELLGNSDITTKQSYFIKNIKNSSEYITQLVQDLLDFSRIEAGKITVEKVPFYLPEIIEDTAKNIQTVYKQKNIRLIINIDEKLQTRIVGDPFRLKQILSNIIGNAYKFTEEGHIKISSYATENENFFVITIEDTGIGIEKGNQKIVFEEFAQANENIEKKYGGTGLGLAICKKIISFLGGNLSLESTYGKGSTFEIKIPLVFDYSPITVEETKRNLARNTRKQTFIVIDDDINLLNLTSGVLKQEGHEVLSFTSAVKALQSIQNTRFDFVITDIQMPEMDGFMFLKSLRDSEKSIFSNQPVIALTGRTDLDSSVYTDAGFTTVVRKPYSPKMLLETIQHILDNDALPKTEMTDEEETISTQLYSLETLKEFLGNDNEALNDVLKAFISSTNENIVLLENAIAEENIPEINSIAHRIAPMFRQIEAREIAVILKTLEQDHLQISDLKAIYSDLKVKMSQLFSALQQEIV, from the coding sequence ATGGAGAGTAAAAAAAGTTACACAGCCCTCAAAGTTTTATTCAGCTATGTTGCACTGTTGGCTCTTGTGGTTACCGTGGGATGGTTTTTATACTCCGAAAATGTCGTTTACAAGAAGCTTGAAGATAAAATTGCACACGAAAAAACCAAAATTTTAAGAGTCAGCAAATTGTTTTCGAATGTGTATAAAACAGAAAGTTTAGCACGACAAACTATTCAGACCAACTCTGAAAGTGATTTTAAAAATTACCTTACCGAAACTGATTCTCTTAAGGCCAGAATCGACACCCTAAAACAAATCGTTACTACCGAATATCAAAAAATGCTTCTGGATAGTGTGAATTATTTATTGTCTGAAAAAACAGAAAATATCCGACAATTAAAAACCATAAAAAATCAGGCCGAAGACGAAGTTTCTGTCAACAACGCGATTGACGAGATTACCAAAATGGAGTTTAACCTGAGAAAACTGGAACTTCAGGATTTCACCAAGAACCCAAATGAACTTGGAAATTATCAGCGAAATGTGCTTCAAAAATATGTAGATTATCTCAATCAGAATATCCCTGACGACAGCACCAATACGCTTAGTAAAAAAGCTTCAGATTCTATTCTGGCTAATTCTAAAAAATTACTGAGCAACGTAAAACTGAAAGCCGAAAAGAAAAAGGAAACCCTGAATTTTGAAGAAAACAAACTGCTGAAAAATGAAATCGCAATTTCGGAACAGCTTCGAAAAGTACTCCGAATTATTGAACGCGAAATTATTAATAACTCTATTAAGAACAATTCATTAAAAGAAAAATCCCTTAAAAAAGTCAACGAGATTGTAACGGCTTCGGCAATTGCAGGATTGATTCTGACTTTGTTTTTCTCTGTTTTAATTGTAAGTGATTATTCCAAATCGCAGCTTTACAAGAAACAGCTTGAAATTGCGAATTTTAAAACTAAAAATTTATTAAAAAGCCGCGAACAGTTAATTTCGACTGTGAGCCACGATTTGAAAACACCACTTAGCACGATTGTAGGATATTCTGAACTTTTGGGCAATTCTGATATTACGACAAAACAATCTTACTTTATTAAAAATATTAAGAATTCATCTGAATATATTACACAGCTGGTTCAGGATCTATTGGATTTCTCCAGAATAGAAGCCGGAAAAATTACAGTTGAAAAAGTGCCGTTTTATCTGCCTGAAATTATTGAAGACACTGCCAAAAACATTCAGACGGTTTACAAGCAAAAGAACATTAGGCTGATTATTAATATTGACGAAAAATTACAAACCAGAATTGTAGGCGATCCGTTTCGACTGAAACAAATATTATCTAACATTATTGGAAATGCTTATAAATTTACTGAAGAAGGTCATATTAAAATCAGTTCGTATGCTACCGAAAATGAAAATTTCTTTGTAATTACAATTGAAGACACCGGAATTGGAATTGAAAAAGGCAACCAAAAAATAGTTTTTGAAGAGTTTGCTCAGGCAAATGAGAACATTGAAAAAAAATACGGAGGAACCGGTTTAGGACTGGCAATCTGCAAAAAAATCATTTCATTTTTGGGAGGAAATTTAAGTCTGGAAAGTACCTACGGAAAAGGAAGTACCTTTGAGATTAAAATTCCGCTGGTTTTCGATTACAGCCCGATTACGGTTGAAGAAACCAAAAGAAATCTTGCCAGAAATACAAGAAAACAAACTTTTATTGTTATTGATGACGACATTAATCTTTTAAACTTAACAAGCGGCGTTTTAAAACAGGAAGGCCACGAGGTATTGTCTTTCACCAGTGCAGTAAAAGCGTTGCAGTCTATTCAAAATACTCGCTTTGATTTTGTCATTACTGATATTCAAATGCCGGAAATGGATGGTTTTATGTTTTTGAAAAGCCTTCGGGATTCTGAAAAAAGCATTTTCAGCAATCAGCCCGTAATTGCCTTAACAGGAAGAACCGACCTTGATTCATCTGTTTACACCGATGCCGGTTTTACAACAGTAGTAAGAAAACCGTATTCGCCAAAAATGCTGCTCGAAACCATTCAGCATATACTTGATAATGACGCGCTTCCTAAAACAGAAATGACAGATGAGGAAGAAACCATTTCAACCCAATTATATTCTCTGGAAACTTTAAAAGAGTTTTTGGGTAATGATAATGAGGCTTTAAACGATGTCCTGAAAGCTTTTATAAGCAGCACAAATGAAAATATAGTTTTGCTCGAGAATGCGATAGCAGAAGAAAATATCCCTGAGATCAATTCGATTGCGCATCGCATTGCGCCAATGTTCAGACAAATTGAAGCTCGTGAAATTGCTGTGATTTTAAAAACGCTTGAACAGGATCATCTTCAAATTTCGGATCTAAAAGCGATTTATTCAGATTTAAAAGTAAAAATGAGCCAGCTTTTTTCTGCTTTACAGCAAGAAATCGTTTAA
- a CDS encoding S9 family peptidase has product MKKVVVTTLIMMSLNAIGQNVMSPELLWKLGRVSVLGLSKDEKNVVYKVSTPSVADNKSTSKLYTIPVNGGKATEIKDTKDILKDKNISPDGKFVVYNDEVKIEKVLGKDFYPGLDKSDAQIYDGLDYRHWDTWNEGKYNHVFYKENKDGAKGIDILKGETFDSPQKPFGGDEDYIWSPDSKSIFYVCKKKAGTDYAISTNTNIYEYNLETQKTTNKTEDNLGYDTAPQFSPTGNLSWLQMKRDGYESDKNDIIVEFKGIKQNLTAGWDGTVDNFIWSKDGKNVFFVAPVDGTKQLFTVNFPGVTRIAITVRQLTSGDFDVNDLVGFVGDDIIVTRTDMNHAAEIYSFNLKKNSWKQISNVNTDTYKTLTLSKTEKRYVTTTDGKKMLVWVILPPNFDASKKYPTLLFCQGGPQSPLTQSYSFRWNFSLMAAKGYVVVAPNRRGMPGHGVEWNEQISKDWGGQVMDDYLSAIDDVAKESYVDKSRLGCVGASYGGYSVFYLAGIHKNRFKTFIAHDGVFNTVSMLGTTEEVFFNNWDFGGPYWEKDNAVAQKAYTVFNPATLVQNWNKPILIFQGGKDYRVPIGQGQEAFQAAQLRGIKSRFVYFPDENHWVLKPQNAQVWQGEFFKWLDETL; this is encoded by the coding sequence ATGAAAAAAGTAGTAGTAACAACCTTAATAATGATGAGTTTAAACGCTATCGGACAGAATGTAATGTCGCCGGAATTGTTATGGAAATTAGGACGAGTATCTGTACTTGGACTTTCGAAAGATGAAAAAAATGTGGTTTATAAGGTTTCAACGCCTTCTGTAGCCGATAATAAATCGACTTCTAAACTTTATACCATTCCGGTAAACGGAGGAAAAGCCACAGAAATTAAAGACACAAAAGATATTTTAAAAGACAAAAACATTTCACCTGACGGGAAGTTTGTGGTTTACAATGATGAAGTAAAGATCGAGAAAGTTTTAGGTAAAGATTTTTACCCAGGTCTTGACAAATCTGATGCTCAAATTTACGATGGTTTAGATTACCGTCATTGGGATACCTGGAACGAAGGAAAATACAATCACGTTTTTTATAAAGAAAACAAAGACGGTGCAAAAGGGATCGATATTTTGAAGGGTGAGACTTTTGACTCGCCGCAAAAACCTTTTGGCGGTGACGAAGATTATATCTGGTCGCCGGACAGCAAAAGCATTTTTTATGTCTGCAAGAAAAAAGCCGGAACAGATTATGCGATTTCTACCAACACTAATATTTATGAGTATAATTTAGAAACTCAAAAAACAACCAATAAAACCGAAGATAATTTAGGTTACGATACAGCTCCTCAGTTTTCACCAACTGGAAATTTATCATGGCTGCAAATGAAACGTGATGGTTACGAATCAGACAAAAATGACATTATTGTTGAGTTTAAAGGGATAAAACAAAATTTAACTGCCGGCTGGGACGGAACTGTAGATAATTTTATCTGGAGCAAAGACGGAAAAAATGTGTTTTTTGTGGCTCCGGTTGACGGAACAAAACAGCTTTTTACAGTTAACTTTCCTGGTGTAACGAGAATTGCAATTACGGTTCGCCAGTTAACAAGCGGAGATTTTGACGTAAATGATTTAGTTGGATTTGTTGGAGACGACATCATCGTAACCAGAACTGACATGAATCATGCAGCTGAAATTTATTCTTTTAATTTGAAGAAAAACAGCTGGAAGCAAATTTCAAATGTAAATACAGATACATATAAAACTTTAACTTTAAGCAAAACAGAAAAACGTTATGTTACCACAACAGATGGTAAAAAAATGCTGGTTTGGGTGATCCTTCCTCCAAATTTTGATGCTTCAAAAAAATACCCAACCTTATTGTTTTGTCAGGGAGGACCACAGAGTCCGTTGACACAATCGTATTCTTTCCGCTGGAATTTCTCTTTAATGGCTGCGAAAGGTTACGTAGTAGTGGCGCCAAATCGCCGCGGTATGCCGGGGCATGGTGTTGAATGGAACGAACAAATTAGTAAAGACTGGGGCGGACAGGTTATGGACGATTACCTTTCGGCAATTGATGATGTTGCTAAAGAAAGCTATGTTGATAAAAGTCGTTTAGGATGCGTTGGCGCGAGTTACGGAGGATATTCTGTATTTTACTTAGCAGGAATCCACAAAAACCGTTTCAAAACTTTCATCGCTCACGATGGGGTTTTCAATACAGTGAGTATGTTAGGAACTACAGAGGAGGTTTTCTTTAACAACTGGGACTTTGGCGGACCATATTGGGAAAAAGACAATGCTGTGGCTCAAAAAGCTTATACTGTTTTCAACCCGGCAACTTTAGTTCAGAACTGGAACAAACCTATTTTGATTTTCCAGGGCGGAAAAGATTACCGTGTGCCAATTGGGCAGGGACAGGAAGCTTTTCAGGCTGCGCAGTTAAGAGGAATCAAAAGCCGATTTGTGTATTTCCCTGATGAAAATCACTGGGTTTTAAAACCACAGAATGCTCAGGTTTGGCAGGGCGAATTCTTTAAATGGTTAGATGAAACGCTATAA
- a CDS encoding NAD(P)/FAD-dependent oxidoreductase: MELSYWELKNWFTNVDYTIVGSGIVGLHTALRLRERFPASKILVLERGMLPQGASTKNAGFACFGSISEILDDLKTHSEEDVTALIEKRWKGLQLLRKRLGDQAIDFKPHGGYELFLKEDEFGFSECVSKIPFINEVLRPLFKADVFSKEVDRFGFENIQDYLVFNPFEAQIDTGNMMQELLKQVVSAGILILNQQTVTSYLDSGSHVEVVLNDFSFKTKKILFATNGFAGSLTHNAVKPARAQVLITEPIKNLDIKGTFHLDRGYYYFRNIENRILLGGGRNLDFEGETTTEFGQTKIIQNKLEELLKNVILPNQDFQIAHRWSGIMGIGNSKNPVVTQLSENVFCGVRLGGMGVAIGSLIGTDLAELI, encoded by the coding sequence ATGGAACTAAGCTATTGGGAACTAAAAAACTGGTTTACAAATGTCGATTATACCATTGTAGGAAGCGGGATCGTAGGACTGCATACGGCATTACGCTTACGCGAAAGATTTCCTGCGTCTAAAATTCTGGTTTTAGAGCGCGGCATGTTGCCACAAGGAGCAAGTACCAAAAATGCCGGTTTTGCCTGTTTTGGAAGTATCTCTGAAATTCTGGATGATTTAAAAACACATTCAGAAGAGGATGTTACGGCACTTATCGAAAAACGTTGGAAGGGATTACAGTTACTCCGAAAAAGATTAGGTGATCAGGCCATCGATTTTAAACCTCATGGCGGGTATGAATTATTTTTGAAAGAAGATGAATTTGGTTTTAGCGAATGCGTTTCTAAAATTCCGTTTATTAATGAAGTTTTAAGACCGCTTTTTAAAGCCGATGTTTTTTCGAAAGAAGTTGACCGATTTGGGTTTGAGAATATTCAGGACTATTTGGTTTTTAATCCGTTTGAAGCTCAGATTGATACCGGAAATATGATGCAGGAACTATTGAAACAAGTGGTTTCGGCGGGTATTTTAATTTTAAATCAGCAGACAGTGACTTCTTATCTTGATTCCGGAAGTCACGTAGAAGTGGTTTTAAATGACTTTAGTTTTAAAACCAAAAAAATACTTTTTGCAACAAATGGTTTTGCGGGATCTTTGACCCATAATGCCGTTAAACCTGCAAGGGCACAAGTGTTAATTACAGAACCTATTAAAAATTTAGACATAAAAGGCACGTTTCATTTAGACCGAGGTTATTATTATTTCAGGAATATCGAAAACCGGATTTTGTTGGGCGGCGGTCGAAATCTCGATTTTGAAGGTGAAACCACGACCGAATTTGGACAGACGAAAATTATTCAAAATAAATTGGAAGAATTACTGAAAAATGTAATTTTACCAAATCAGGATTTTCAGATTGCGCATCGTTGGAGCGGCATCATGGGAATCGGGAATAGTAAGAATCCTGTTGTAACCCAACTTTCTGAAAATGTGTTCTGCGGAGTACGTTTAGGCGGTATGGGAGTTGCGATAGGAAGTTTAATAGGAACAGATTTAGCAGAATTAATATAA
- the mtgA gene encoding monofunctional biosynthetic peptidoglycan transglycosylase gives MAVSKKPAPKKTTAAKPKTKTSSKKGNRSFGEKVKWFFIKAALWFFGLSIGSVIFFKYVPVPFTPLMLIRAIENKLDGKEVYFDHDWEPIEKISMNLQKAVIASEDGTFLTHNGFDFKALQKAYKSNERGRRIRGGSTISQQTAKNVFLWQGKSYFRKGLEAYFTVLIEIIWGKERIMEVYLNSIEMGDGVYGAYAATEHWYRRDASSLTPMQAAGIAAILPNPRKFKATGSSSYINRRKERIVREMRFVGKINYDGKEK, from the coding sequence ATGGCAGTATCTAAAAAACCAGCACCAAAAAAGACAACCGCAGCAAAACCAAAAACCAAGACCTCTTCTAAAAAAGGAAATCGCTCCTTTGGCGAAAAAGTAAAATGGTTTTTTATAAAAGCAGCTTTGTGGTTTTTTGGACTTTCAATAGGATCGGTTATATTTTTTAAATATGTTCCGGTGCCTTTTACACCGCTTATGTTAATTCGTGCCATCGAAAATAAACTCGACGGAAAAGAAGTCTATTTTGACCACGATTGGGAACCAATCGAAAAAATATCCATGAACCTTCAAAAAGCCGTAATCGCAAGTGAAGACGGAACTTTTTTAACGCATAATGGTTTCGATTTTAAAGCACTTCAAAAAGCGTATAAAAGCAATGAACGCGGACGTCGAATCCGCGGGGGCAGCACCATTTCACAGCAAACAGCCAAAAATGTTTTTTTATGGCAGGGCAAAAGTTATTTCCGTAAAGGTCTTGAAGCCTATTTTACGGTTTTAATCGAGATTATCTGGGGCAAAGAGCGTATCATGGAAGTATATTTAAACAGTATCGAAATGGGAGACGGAGTTTATGGTGCGTATGCGGCAACAGAACATTGGTACAGACGCGATGCTTCGAGTTTAACGCCAATGCAGGCGGCCGGTATTGCTGCAATTCTGCCAAATCCAAGAAAATTTAAAGCAACAGGTTCGTCAAGTTATATTAACAGAAGAAAAGAAAGAATTGTGCGTGAGATGCGTTTTGTGGGAAAAATAAATTATGATGGCAAAGAAAAGTAA
- a CDS encoding lipid A deacylase LpxR family protein, whose amino-acid sequence MMAKKSKKTLFAFLILTVTLTFGQGKTTEIGFISDNDLYTSSKYDMYYTNGLELFYRFLSKNDNPKINKKITEFRIGQYLYNPRFINEEAVEVNDRPFAGYLFAEAGRGFFYQSESVLRTDFQVGFLGPNSLGEQLQKGFHNLIGYKKVYGWENQIQNTLGLQAHVMYSKKMFPSKHNDFIDLHFQSEANLGTIFSGVSTGFMSRIGFKKLLPVYDSNMHEASVSSEIQTNIREFYFYIMPVVNYQFYDATIEGSMFSNSSPITYDLVPLRFNGEAGLKYRHNNFNMSYSFIYRGKELKGDVNDTNTGYFYGSIRMGFLLK is encoded by the coding sequence ATGATGGCAAAGAAAAGTAAAAAAACGCTTTTTGCTTTTCTGATATTGACTGTTACGTTAACTTTTGGACAAGGAAAAACCACTGAAATAGGTTTTATAAGCGATAATGATTTATATACGTCGTCTAAGTACGATATGTATTATACCAATGGACTGGAACTTTTTTATCGGTTTTTATCAAAAAATGATAATCCGAAAATCAATAAAAAAATTACCGAGTTTAGAATAGGACAATATCTCTATAATCCGAGGTTTATAAACGAAGAAGCAGTTGAGGTAAACGACCGTCCTTTTGCCGGATATCTTTTTGCCGAGGCCGGAAGAGGCTTTTTCTATCAAAGCGAATCTGTTTTAAGGACGGATTTTCAGGTTGGTTTTCTGGGCCCTAATTCTCTTGGCGAACAATTGCAAAAAGGGTTTCATAATTTAATTGGTTATAAAAAAGTATATGGCTGGGAAAACCAGATTCAGAATACTTTGGGGCTGCAGGCGCATGTAATGTATTCTAAAAAAATGTTTCCTTCAAAACATAATGATTTTATAGATCTTCATTTTCAGTCAGAAGCCAATTTAGGAACTATTTTTTCTGGTGTTTCAACGGGATTTATGAGCAGAATTGGTTTTAAAAAACTGCTTCCGGTTTACGATTCGAATATGCACGAGGCCTCTGTAAGTTCTGAAATTCAAACCAATATCAGGGAGTTTTATTTCTATATTATGCCAGTTGTTAACTATCAGTTTTATGACGCCACGATCGAAGGAAGTATGTTTAGCAATTCTAGCCCTATCACATACGACTTGGTCCCGCTTCGTTTTAATGGCGAAGCAGGTTTAAAATACCGTCACAACAATTTTAATATGTCGTATTCTTTTATTTACCGGGGCAAGGAATTAAAAGGCGATGTTAACGATACAAATACCGGATATTTTTACGGCTCGATTAGAATGGGTTTTCTGCTTAAGTGA
- a CDS encoding STM3941 family protein gives MQLPKYIYATKKSTYLRILLCSFLLSLFAWAIWKNIDTIVVPVEFHSHFRTLLIVCFTVMVFTIIKDLAGLKKKKPLIRLYQEGIFFYGKYFSELGIVKWKDINSCAVFKIGWKNERFLFIDVKDREIYIDQITNKSKRKKFIKLSNKEEETLLWLNTAKLDFDLKELKKIIHNQITNQTPQIITKPVNNNPVKEENFLINKPAGVLN, from the coding sequence ATGCAATTACCAAAATACATTTACGCGACTAAAAAAAGTACTTATTTAAGAATCCTTCTTTGCTCATTTTTACTGTCTCTTTTTGCATGGGCAATCTGGAAAAACATTGACACAATAGTCGTTCCGGTTGAATTTCATTCTCATTTCCGCACACTATTAATCGTGTGTTTTACAGTTATGGTTTTTACTATAATTAAAGATTTAGCAGGTCTTAAAAAGAAAAAACCACTCATTCGTTTATATCAGGAAGGGATTTTCTTTTACGGAAAATACTTTAGCGAATTGGGAATTGTAAAATGGAAAGATATTAACTCTTGTGCTGTCTTCAAAATAGGATGGAAAAACGAACGTTTTCTTTTTATTGATGTCAAGGATCGTGAAATTTACATCGATCAAATAACAAATAAATCCAAACGCAAAAAATTTATCAAATTAAGCAACAAAGAAGAAGAAACTTTGTTATGGCTAAACACCGCAAAACTAGATTTTGACCTTAAAGAATTAAAGAAAATAATTCATAATCAAATCACTAACCAAACGCCGCAGATAATTACAAAACCCGTAAATAATAATCCTGTAAAAGAAGAAAATTTTCTAATAAATAAACCTGCCGGAGTATTAAACTAA
- a CDS encoding type I restriction enzyme HsdR N-terminal domain-containing protein, which translates to MTTNIPKQSVNQLRKTLENFKINDAIELCTNEAQTRKFLIEPFFHLLNYISNDLIPEFNADFGERVSQKIDYAIFLNKKETILIEAKKYNSRLSDKEAGQLNGYFSNTKSSRIAVLTNGIEYRFYSDILLPNVIDSKPFFVFNLSNYSDKDLETLIKFDKRYVVIAEIIKTAQDCVFAEDFEASLLKEFIAPSKDLLKIIHRNMNFKTKFTEETQGKMISMINSALLKSLYDKKVLAESNSNTGGIITTETEIQAYHTIRTLLIQNRKIPSQRIFFKDFKSFFNISVDDNLKKVICKLVFTDTKLKIVIENNEYLLSSVDDVLKYKNELINRTLLLLE; encoded by the coding sequence ATGACTACAAACATCCCTAAACAATCTGTTAATCAGTTAAGAAAAACACTTGAGAACTTTAAAATTAATGATGCAATTGAATTATGCACAAATGAAGCTCAAACTCGTAAATTTTTAATTGAACCCTTTTTTCATCTTCTAAATTATATTTCTAATGATTTAATTCCGGAATTCAATGCAGACTTTGGAGAAAGAGTAAGCCAGAAAATAGATTATGCTATTTTTCTAAACAAAAAAGAAACTATTTTAATCGAAGCTAAAAAATACAACAGCCGTCTTAGTGATAAAGAGGCTGGACAGCTAAACGGATATTTTAGCAATACCAAAAGTTCCAGAATTGCAGTGTTGACAAATGGTATTGAGTATCGATTTTATTCGGATATTTTATTGCCAAATGTTATCGATTCCAAACCATTTTTTGTTTTTAATTTGTCTAATTATTCAGATAAAGATCTCGAAACTTTAATCAAATTTGATAAAAGATATGTAGTCATTGCAGAAATTATAAAAACGGCACAAGATTGTGTTTTTGCAGAAGATTTTGAAGCAAGTCTGCTAAAAGAATTTATTGCACCATCAAAAGATCTGTTAAAGATTATTCATAGAAATATGAATTTTAAAACAAAATTTACCGAAGAAACACAAGGTAAAATGATATCAATGATTAATTCTGCTTTGCTAAAATCTTTGTACGATAAAAAGGTTCTTGCAGAATCGAATTCAAATACAGGCGGTATAATAACTACAGAAACCGAAATACAGGCTTATCATACTATTAGAACTTTATTGATTCAGAATAGAAAGATTCCAAGTCAGAGAATTTTCTTCAAAGATTTTAAAAGTTTTTTTAATATCAGCGTGGATGATAATTTAAAGAAAGTGATTTGTAAATTGGTATTTACAGATACAAAACTGAAAATTGTTATCGAAAATAATGAGTATTTACTAAGCAGTGTTGATGATGTTTTAAAGTATAAAAATGAATTGATAAACAGGACTTTACTTTTGCTGGAATAA